The following proteins come from a genomic window of Gopherus flavomarginatus isolate rGopFla2 chromosome 22, rGopFla2.mat.asm, whole genome shotgun sequence:
- the HEYL gene encoding hairy/enhancer-of-split related with YRPW motif-like protein, with product MKRLSEETWAGSDSDGTIDVGKEEQYSQVSRAVSPTTTSQIQARKKRRGIIEKRRRDRINSSLSELRRLVPTAFEKQGSSKLEKAEILQMTVDHLKMLHATGGTGFLDARALAVDYRSIGFRECLTEVVRYLGILEGQNGADPIRLRLLSHLNNYVAEMEPSPIATSLLPFQMWPWSFLHNSTAPANQVLIPRREAVPGLAVLTASPVAYPSTTMRRAPVRRIPSAIMPARRNFLSNRMASSSRRARPTVTSTIPGAMPSVPSPGGALRDATSRSSQIATFLLSSTSAGVPVPPASYPAPPALNASPQGPGNRSGTSRLCRSWATEIGAF from the exons ATGAAGAGACTGAGCGAGGAGACCTGGGCGGGCTCCGATTCGGACGGGACAATAGACGTGGGCAAAGAGGAGCAATACAG CCAAGTATCTAGAGCTGTTTCTCCCACCACCACATCTCAGATACAAGCCAGGAAGAAGCGGAGAGGG ATCATTGAGAAGCGGCGCCGTGACCGTATTAACAGCAGCCTGTCTGAACTGAGGCGTTTAGTCCCTACTGCCTTTGAGAAGCAG GGCTCCTCCAAGCTGGAGAAGGCAGAGATCCTGCAAATGACAGTGGACCACTTAAAAATGCTTCATGCCACTGGAGGAACAG GGTTCTTAGATGCCCGCGCCCTGGCTGTGGATTACAGGAGTATCGGCTTCCGTGAATGCCTCACTGAAGTTGTCAGATACCTTGGTATCCTTGAGGGACAAAACGGTGCTGATCCTATCCGGCTACGACTCCTCTCCCACCTGAATAATTACGTTGCTGAAATGGAGCCTTCGCCCATAGCCACTTCCCTTCTGCCCTTTCAGATGTGGCCCTGGTCATTCCTCCACAATTCCACAGCCCCCGCCAACCAAGTACTAATACCCAGGAGGGAGGCTGTCCCGGGTCTAGCTGTCTTGACTGCTTCCCCCGTGGCTTATCCAAGCACCACCATGAGAAGAGCTCCCGTTCGCCGAATTCCTAGTGCCATCATGCCAGCCCGCCGAAACTTCCTTTCCAATAGGATGGCCTCTTCGTCCCGGAGGGCTAGACCCACAGTGACATCAACAATCCCAGGTGCCATGCCCAGTGTGCCATCACCGGGTGGTGCCCTGAGAGATGCCACCTCTAGAAGCAGCCAGATTGCAACATTCCTGCTCTCCTCCACCTCTGCTGGAGTTCCCGTACCACCTGCTTCTTACCCAGCTCCTCCTGCTTTGAATGCTTCTCCCCAGGGGCCAGGCAACAGAAGTGGGACTTCCAGACTCTGCCGCTCCTGGGCTACTGAAATTGGAGCTTTCTGA